One window of Plasmodium relictum strain SGS1 genome assembly, chromosome: 14 genomic DNA carries:
- a CDS encoding RNA pseudouridylate synthase, putative yields MFPAVQLKKTVFLRLSKILSLSSITSRSKAQDLIKSGKIKVNNQIINKNVLIDVNSNIEINGIKVNVDIRTKLWGIYKPKHVFCNTDKNYEYEEKEIINNKRMLKENKINYLNYDDKTHIKYLNGCNNNNNNNGKMALSYNNYNKTLIMKDNSLIKNETRIPKTSDRIFLEHNKKGLLVNNNIKVPNHSKLNMNIFDYIRKKNILYEKKNKINNYIPEHLIIINSLDSYSEGIVLFTNDGDFAKNLKNMNNNILTTYLIKVQGELSHEKLKLLEKGCTVRNIHISPLSVEIIKSKFMSKWIKFTYVEKSKADLDFLFSKYNLDIRKCKRFSFGPYKSSDLSEDFFMPLKVHSTINHLLPKYTSKLTLTEPDGNIVTDSNEKYVYVKNYLQNSLIQNI; encoded by the exons ATGTTTCCAGCagttcaattaaaaaaaac aGTATTCTTAAGACTTTCAAAAATACTTTCATTATCATCGATTACATCAAGAAGTAAAGCTCAGGATCTAATAAAAAGTGGAAAAATTaag gtaaataatcaaataataaataaaaatgttttaatagATGTAAATTCTAATATTGAAATAAATGGGATTAAAGTAAATGTAGACATAAGAACTAAATTATGGGGTATATACAAACCAAAACATGTTTTTTGCAATAcagataaaaattatgaatatgaagaaaaagaaattattaataataagaGGATgctaaaagaaaataagatAAACTATCTAAACTATGATGATAAAACACATATTAAATATCTAAATGgttgtaataataataataataataatggtaAAATGGCATTAAGTtacaataattataataagaCATTAATTATGAAAGATaattcattaataaaaaatgaaacaagAATTCCTAAAACTTCTGATCGAATTTTTTTagaacataataaaaaaggattattagtaaataataacataaaagTACCAAACCATTCAAAActtaatatgaatatatttgaCTATatacgaaaaaaaaatatattgtatgaaaaaaaaaataaaataaacaattaTATACCTGAgcatttaattattattaatagtcTTGATTCTTATAGTGAAGGAATAGTTTTATTTACTAATGACGGAGATTTtgcaaaaaatttaaaaaatatgaataataatatattaacaaCGTACTTAATAAAAGTGCAAGGTGAACTTTCTCacgaaaaattaaaattgttaGAAAAAGGGTGCACTGTAAGAAATATACATATCTCACCATTAAGtgtagaaataataaaatcaaaATTCATGAGTAAATGGATTAAATTTACATATGTAGAGAAATCAAAAGCAGACTTggattttttgttttctaaATATAATCTAGACATAAGAAAATGCAAAAGATTTTCATTTGGACCTTATAAATCATCAGATTTATCTGAAGATTTTTTCATGCCTTTAAAAGTGCATTCAACAATTAATCATTTATTACCTAAATATACATCAAAATTAACCTTAACTGAACCAGATGGTAATATCGTAACAGAttctaatgaaaaatatgtatacgtaaaaaattatttacaaaattCACTAATTCAAAacatataa
- the MSP9 gene encoding merozoite surface protein 9, putative produces MGLRILLFTFFIFLINNKFTNALNEDSVIRPCENCLLNNYDRLLKIIRCEYCSQNDKLPWFNHIQRENCANIRNECIGTLNNRENLELLRNIISNFGTEEYTDNFRINADNLKKIINIIELQTKDIDVLRKIIDSIREHKAVLLINNDNNASLMNLSNNLRSLRNNVDHLQRNQDLIQNELSLDDQKEFQDLQELYQLKNELDDIYNGIDNITNNIQNYELGGFSIEGLVNDNLSDLIGNGGMKLVDTVSNTILQDGTTSADNSLVNIISDGKELAEQLIEKSGKQIAKPSLSLDEDVFNKLDHLKTKLTSHEILIDKIKSVFLNKLKEYLLKTLHNAYASYRRRKARENGESDPTINESLDINDMKKGIIEIGMKLLFSKLKNFLKFIKSKIFPQKNPKLEGQRNMRNFRSNTNQDNLSNNNDNNLEDVLNHDQNEAHNSLSEQDIHLLKHIDRIIDEINYYTRKSQNYNIAYAKTEQENVESEKTTETEAETANVNDVVETNIEDDETTEPKVEEKTNIENDETTKPEVEDGETREAEVEVEENVKSEEIIEPKPETNVNKVAE; encoded by the coding sequence atggGTCTACGTATTTTAttgtttactttttttatcttcctaattaataataaattcacAAATGCTTTAAATGAAGATAGTGTTATTAGACCTTGCGAGAATTGTCTTCTGAATAATTACGACAGGCTACTTAAAATAATTAGATGTGAATATTGTAGTCAGAATGATAAGTTACCATGGTTTAACCATATCCAAAGGGAAAATTGTGCAAACATTAGAAATGAATGCATAGGAACCCTTAATAACAGAGAAAATTTGGAAttattaagaaatataataagTAATTTTGGAACAGAAGAATATACAGATAATTTTAGAATAAATGCagataacttaaaaaaaataattaatattatagaGTTACAAACAAAAGATATTGATGtgttaagaaaaataatagataGCATAAGAGAACATAAAGCGGTATTGttaattaataatgataataatgcaTCACTTATGAATTTGAGTAACAATTTGAGGAGTTTAAGAAATAATGTTGATCATCTTCAGAGAAATCAAGATTTAATTCAAAATGAGTTATCTTTAGATGACCAAAAAGAATTTCAAGATTTACAGGAATTATATCAATTAAAAAACGAGCTAGATGATATTTACAATGGAATAGATAATATCACAAACAATATTCAAAATTATGAATTGGGTGGTTTTAGTATAGAAGGTCTAGTCAATGATAATTTATCAGATCTTATAGGCAATGGGGGAATGAAACTTGTAGATACAGTATCAAATACTATACTTCAAGATGGAACTACTAGTGCTGACAATAGTTTAGTTAATATTATAAGTGATGGTAAAGAATTAGCTGAACAATTAATTGAAAAAAGTGGTAAACAAATAGCTAAACCTTCCTTAAGTTTAGATGAAGACGTCTTTAATAAATTAGATCACTTAAAAACAAAACTTACTTCTCACGAAATACttattgataaaataaaaagtgttttcttaaataaattaaaggaatatttattaaaaacattGCACAATGCATATGCATCATATAGAAGAAGAAAAGCAAGAGAAAACGGGGAATCTGATCCAACAATTAATGAATCACTTGATATTAATGATATGAAAAAGGGAATTATAGAAATTGGTATGAAGTTATTATTTAGTAAACTTAAAAATTTCttgaaatttattaaaagtaaaatatttcCTCAAAAAAATCCAAAGTTAGAAGGACAAAGAAATATGAGAAATTTCAGAAGTAATACGAATCAAGACAATTtatcaaataataatgataataatttagaaGATGTTCTAAATCATGATCAAAATGAAGCACACAATTCATTGTCAGAACAGGATATTCATCTATTAAAACATATTGATAGGATTATAGATGAAATTAATTACTATACAAGAAAAAGccaaaattataatatagcATATGCAAAAACAGAACAAGAGAATGTGGAAAGTGAAAAAACAACAGAAACAGAAGCAGAAACAGCCAATGTAAATGATGTAGTAGAAACAAATATAGAAGATGATGAAACAACAGAACCAAAAGtagaagaaaaaacaaaCATAGAAAATGATGAAACAACAAAACCAGAAGTAGAAGATGGAGAAACAAGAGAAGCAGAAGTAGAAGTAgaagaaaatgtaaaaagTGAAGAAATAATAGAACCAAAACCAGAAACAAATGTAAATAAAGTAGcagaataa